A part of candidate division KSB1 bacterium genomic DNA contains:
- a CDS encoding ATP-binding protein → MKGYPKILIVEDEPIVAEDLMINLRMMGYDSLQKAATAEEALKIIAVQPPNVVLMDIRLGGELDGIDAAIEIHERWHLPVIFITAYADDHSLERAKASDSFGYILKPFDAMTVKTTIEMALYKHRMAEALRASEKRYRSIFEYSPIGIFQADKKYNIITANPSLVKLFGCKSEEECRSYLKRFEGMWHLDEDREEFLKALAETGSAEGEYRMHTKDGRNIWVLISARYNAEENAVEGFMRDVTKRKEAEEQLQRERQELAKSNAELKQFAYAASHDLQEPLRMVVSYVQMLKHKYYHKLDADADQYIDFAVEGAKRMKQLIADLSAYSHISMSRRPFRSVPAREMVDRAMEALRLRIKEAGAKITCGKLPTVYGDAEQLETLFRHLIDNALKFRRDEPPRIRISAKQSKEGWLFSIHDNGIGIEEQHSDRIFELFQRLNDRNQYSGSGVGLTICKKIVEHHQGRIWFTSEIGKGTTFFFTLPFEKTGVSPKHKMAE, encoded by the coding sequence ATGAAAGGTTATCCGAAAATTCTCATTGTCGAAGATGAACCGATCGTCGCAGAAGATCTGATGATTAATCTGCGCATGATGGGGTATGATTCGCTGCAAAAAGCTGCAACCGCAGAAGAAGCCCTCAAGATCATAGCTGTGCAGCCGCCGAATGTTGTGTTGATGGACATACGCTTGGGCGGCGAACTCGACGGAATCGATGCGGCCATCGAAATTCACGAGCGATGGCACCTGCCTGTTATCTTTATCACCGCTTATGCGGATGACCATTCTTTGGAGCGTGCCAAAGCATCCGACAGCTTCGGCTATATTCTCAAGCCGTTCGACGCCATGACCGTCAAAACGACGATCGAGATGGCTTTGTATAAGCACCGCATGGCCGAAGCGTTACGAGCCAGCGAAAAGCGTTACCGCTCCATTTTTGAATATAGCCCGATCGGCATTTTTCAGGCGGATAAAAAATACAACATCATTACGGCCAATCCTTCGCTGGTCAAGCTTTTCGGCTGCAAATCCGAGGAGGAGTGCCGCAGTTATTTAAAAAGATTCGAGGGGATGTGGCACTTGGATGAGGATCGCGAGGAGTTCCTCAAAGCGTTGGCGGAAACCGGTTCCGCAGAAGGTGAATACCGAATGCACACCAAAGACGGCCGTAACATTTGGGTGCTGATCAGCGCACGCTACAATGCCGAAGAAAACGCAGTCGAAGGCTTTATGCGGGATGTGACCAAACGCAAGGAGGCTGAAGAGCAGCTGCAGCGTGAGCGCCAGGAGCTGGCCAAATCCAATGCCGAGCTCAAACAGTTTGCCTATGCGGCTTCACATGATCTCCAGGAGCCCCTGCGGATGGTGGTCAGTTACGTTCAGATGCTCAAACACAAGTATTATCACAAGCTGGACGCGGATGCCGATCAGTACATTGATTTTGCCGTCGAAGGTGCCAAGCGCATGAAGCAGCTGATCGCCGATCTATCGGCTTATTCGCACATCAGCATGAGCCGCCGGCCTTTCCGCTCCGTGCCGGCGAGAGAGATGGTGGACCGGGCGATGGAAGCGTTACGATTGCGCATCAAAGAAGCCGGCGCCAAAATCACCTGCGGCAAGCTTCCGACCGTTTACGGCGATGCCGAACAACTCGAAACGTTGTTTCGGCACCTTATTGATAATGCGCTTAAATTTCGCAGAGACGAACCGCCCCGTATTCGAATCTCGGCTAAACAATCCAAAGAGGGCTGGCTTTTTTCCATACACGACAATGGTATCGGCATAGAAGAGCAGCACAGCGACCGCATTTTCGAGCTTTTTCAACGGCTCAATGACCGCAATCAGTACAGCGGCAGCGGCGTCGGTCTGACCATCTGCAAAAAGATCGTTGAACATCATCAGGGACGCATCTGGTTTACTTCGGAAATCGGCAAAGGAACCACCTTCTTTTTTACTTTGCCGTTTGAAAAGACGGGGGTATCGCCGAAACATAAAATGGCCGAATAG
- a CDS encoding PAS domain S-box protein: MAVSGWKNNGQFELTALIVEDSSGDYELIKNILTSEGFNLECKRTDNQREFVDLLKNGSFDIILSDYKLPGFDAFVALRLAQQFNPDIPFICVSGNIGEETAAELLKQGAVDYVLKDNLFRLPYAVMRAINEAHEKRSRLAAEAALRESEEKFRTVVEALACAVFIYQDEEFKWVNRYAQQLTGYSSQELLKMKFWEFAHPDFRDVVRERGLLRQKGDATIPNRYEFLIITKDGQVRWVDFSAGMIHLNGRPAGLGTAFDITDRKNAEAALQKSLEEKTFLLKEVHHRVKNSLQIVNSVLNLQAYRLQNPEALAVLRETSNRILAMALLHETLYRANVLSRVQFASYVEGVCNSIMHSFGINATRVTLENRVENVMMDIDQAVSCGLIINELVSNALKHAFPTGQGRILIEAKQPEPEMLELIVSDDGIGMPESTEERKETLGLHLVELLAEKLGSTVEIKRHPGTTFRFVFKLKPLRQNTLE, encoded by the coding sequence ATGGCGGTTTCGGGTTGGAAAAATAACGGTCAGTTCGAGTTAACGGCGCTGATTGTCGAAGACAGTTCAGGCGATTATGAGCTGATCAAAAACATCCTGACGTCGGAGGGTTTTAATCTCGAATGCAAAAGGACCGACAATCAACGAGAATTTGTCGATCTTTTGAAGAACGGCTCTTTTGATATCATCCTTTCCGATTACAAGCTGCCGGGCTTTGATGCATTTGTTGCTCTTCGGCTGGCGCAGCAATTCAACCCTGATATTCCCTTTATTTGCGTTTCCGGTAATATAGGTGAGGAAACCGCAGCCGAGCTGCTTAAGCAGGGGGCTGTCGATTACGTTTTGAAGGATAATCTCTTTCGTCTGCCCTATGCAGTAATGCGGGCGATCAATGAGGCCCATGAGAAGCGAAGCAGACTGGCAGCCGAAGCCGCGCTGCGAGAAAGCGAAGAAAAGTTTCGCACCGTCGTTGAAGCGCTTGCATGCGCCGTTTTTATTTATCAGGATGAAGAATTCAAGTGGGTCAATCGCTATGCTCAGCAGCTGACGGGCTATTCCTCGCAGGAGCTGTTGAAAATGAAATTTTGGGAGTTTGCTCACCCTGATTTTCGCGATGTGGTGCGCGAGCGCGGGTTATTGCGGCAAAAAGGTGACGCAACCATCCCGAATCGATACGAGTTCCTAATCATCACCAAAGACGGGCAAGTGCGCTGGGTCGATTTTTCCGCCGGCATGATTCATCTAAACGGTCGGCCGGCCGGGCTCGGGACGGCATTCGACATTACAGATCGAAAAAACGCGGAAGCTGCCCTGCAGAAATCTTTGGAAGAAAAGACGTTTCTGCTTAAAGAGGTTCACCATCGCGTTAAGAACAGCCTCCAGATCGTCAATAGCGTATTGAATCTTCAAGCATATCGGCTGCAAAATCCCGAGGCACTGGCTGTGCTGCGTGAAACCAGCAACCGAATTTTGGCCATGGCGTTGCTGCACGAGACGCTCTATCGTGCCAATGTGCTCTCGCGCGTGCAGTTTGCTTCATACGTTGAAGGCGTCTGCAACAGCATCATGCACTCGTTCGGCATCAACGCTACCCGCGTTACCCTGGAAAATCGGGTTGAGAATGTGATGATGGATATCGATCAAGCCGTCTCCTGCGGCTTGATCATCAATGAGTTGGTATCCAACGCGCTGAAACATGCTTTCCCGACCGGACAGGGCAGAATTTTGATCGAGGCCAAACAGCCGGAACCCGAAATGTTGGAGCTGATCGTTTCCGACGACGGCATAGGGATGCCGGAAAGCACTGAAGAGCGTAAAGAGACTCTGGGGCTGCATTTGGTAGAGCTTTTGGCCGAAAAGCTGGGGAGTACCGTCGAAATCAAGAGACACCCAGGCACAACTTTTCGTTTTGTTTTCAAACTAAAGCCGTTACGTCAAAATACTCTTGAGTAA
- a CDS encoding PAS domain S-box protein gives MSLLILVLITGLYLFKVSEERKFAVLVEQLAVEKTNLTKNFLELQSAPLRGLVDDYTYWDEMVRFIRTGDRKWANENITATLNNFRADFAWVFSKKLDLVYAENHLQPDSFFLPLLFNTSLHRIVEKGPFFHFFMDSPYGLVEIHGASVHPSSDPKHQTPPHGYFFIGKQWGTEFLQSFSERIGGNAAIHPPEWQQPSPKNSVQNYIITTTIPLLGWDGSRAAVLNVNFPIAVAQSLRRQADIQYSLIILFSVVIIEAVSFFIYLLIFRPLRMISQSLEEKDLKPIAKLLTKQNEFARLAQLVAEFFSQQEKLIKEINEHKTAVQALAESEKKYRNLVESLLDGVYKSTPDGRFIDVNQAMVKMLGYESKEELMAVDIQSQLYFQPQDRLSAVLQEKLEEMAVFRLRKKDGTEIWVEDHGRLVTDENGNVLYHEGILRDVTDRIHAEESLRQSREWMRILIEGSPEFFFYTQDAEGKVTYTSPSVEKITGYTVEEWQGQTHWFTTESDINRIARERTQAHLRGEDSHEPMYVEIMHAQGRPIILELAEHPVIRNGKVIGIQGLARDITQRVRAEKEQQEHLKRLQKQQEAIVKISTRQAGSDETLLDSLQFITEIAAEGIQVERCSIWTFDEKHENLICQDLYLLSENKHEHGLQLSSDNYPAYFEAVRRNRTVPISDARTDPRSAAFLDNYLIPHNIYSMLDAGIRISGKLVGVICFEHVGETRFWHEDEISFAAQISDQITQAILDDERRKVERALRNSIDEITILLKEVHHRVKNNLQIMSSLLNLQAARTTNQEVLAALRDAGSRIRSMALLHETLYRTGNMAQVNFAEYVEIICGVLVRTFGSSISHISIERKIPRITLNIDDAVSCGLIINELVSNAIKHAFPNRKHGKILVEFKKIRGTAELIVADDGIGLPPSFALNDQESLGLRLVQMMAEKLDGKLEFLTQGGTTVRIVFKADLFAA, from the coding sequence ATGTCTTTGCTTATCCTGGTGCTTATCACCGGTTTATATCTCTTTAAAGTTTCGGAAGAGCGAAAATTTGCCGTACTAGTCGAACAATTGGCGGTTGAAAAAACCAATTTGACTAAAAACTTCCTGGAATTGCAGAGCGCGCCTTTGCGGGGTCTGGTTGACGATTATACCTATTGGGATGAAATGGTGCGCTTTATTCGCACCGGCGATCGCAAGTGGGCAAATGAAAACATTACTGCGACGCTCAATAACTTTCGCGCGGATTTTGCTTGGGTATTTTCAAAAAAACTTGACCTTGTTTACGCGGAGAATCATCTTCAGCCCGATTCCTTTTTTTTGCCGCTTCTTTTCAATACAAGTCTACACCGCATAGTGGAAAAAGGTCCGTTTTTTCATTTTTTTATGGATTCTCCCTACGGTCTTGTCGAAATTCACGGTGCTTCCGTTCATCCGAGTTCAGACCCTAAACATCAAACACCTCCTCATGGATATTTTTTTATTGGTAAGCAATGGGGAACCGAATTTCTGCAATCTTTTTCTGAAAGGATAGGCGGCAATGCTGCCATCCATCCTCCCGAATGGCAACAGCCGTCACCTAAAAATTCAGTTCAAAATTATATTATTACCACAACTATCCCTCTCCTTGGCTGGGACGGTTCAAGAGCAGCCGTGCTTAACGTGAACTTTCCAATTGCCGTAGCTCAGTCTCTGCGCCGTCAGGCAGATATTCAATATTCCCTTATCATTCTATTTTCAGTCGTAATTATCGAAGCAGTCTCCTTTTTTATTTACCTGCTCATTTTTCGACCGTTGCGCATGATTTCACAAAGTTTAGAGGAAAAAGACCTAAAACCGATTGCAAAGCTTTTAACCAAACAGAACGAATTCGCCCGATTGGCGCAGCTCGTTGCAGAGTTTTTCAGCCAACAAGAGAAACTCATTAAAGAGATTAATGAGCATAAAACCGCCGTTCAGGCGCTTGCCGAGAGCGAAAAAAAGTACCGCAACCTAGTCGAAAGTCTGCTTGATGGGGTCTACAAGAGCACACCGGACGGCAGATTTATCGACGTCAACCAGGCGATGGTAAAAATGCTGGGTTATGAAAGCAAAGAGGAGCTGATGGCAGTAGACATTCAATCCCAGCTTTATTTTCAACCTCAAGATCGTCTAAGCGCCGTTCTGCAGGAAAAACTGGAAGAGATGGCTGTTTTTCGGCTGCGTAAAAAGGACGGCACTGAAATTTGGGTCGAAGATCACGGCAGACTGGTGACCGATGAAAACGGCAATGTCTTATACCATGAAGGAATCCTTCGTGATGTGACCGATCGCATTCATGCCGAAGAGTCGCTGCGGCAGAGCCGAGAATGGATGCGGATCCTAATCGAAGGTTCACCGGAATTCTTTTTCTATACCCAGGATGCAGAGGGTAAAGTCACTTATACCTCTCCTTCGGTCGAAAAAATAACCGGCTACACTGTTGAGGAGTGGCAGGGACAAACACATTGGTTTACAACGGAATCGGACATCAATCGAATTGCCCGTGAGAGGACGCAGGCGCATCTGCGCGGAGAGGACAGCCATGAACCTATGTACGTTGAAATCATGCACGCCCAAGGGAGACCGATTATCCTTGAGCTTGCCGAACATCCCGTTATTCGCAACGGAAAGGTCATCGGCATACAGGGATTGGCGCGCGACATTACGCAAAGAGTCCGCGCCGAAAAGGAGCAGCAGGAACACCTGAAAAGACTGCAGAAACAACAGGAAGCTATCGTAAAAATATCCACTCGTCAGGCCGGCTCCGATGAAACATTGCTGGATTCTCTGCAATTCATAACAGAAATTGCGGCGGAGGGTATTCAAGTCGAGCGATGCAGCATCTGGACCTTTGACGAAAAACATGAAAACTTGATCTGCCAGGATTTGTACCTTTTGTCCGAAAACAAACATGAGCATGGATTACAACTTTCGTCCGATAATTATCCAGCGTATTTCGAAGCGGTTCGCAGAAATCGGACCGTCCCGATTTCCGATGCGCGCACCGATCCACGATCAGCTGCATTTCTCGATAACTATCTCATCCCTCACAATATTTATTCCATGCTCGACGCCGGCATCCGCATTTCCGGCAAACTGGTCGGGGTAATCTGTTTCGAACATGTCGGTGAAACCCGTTTTTGGCATGAAGATGAGATCAGTTTTGCGGCCCAAATCAGTGATCAAATCACGCAGGCCATTCTAGACGACGAAAGGCGCAAGGTGGAAAGAGCGCTGCGCAATTCGATCGATGAAATCACCATTCTGCTCAAAGAAGTCCATCACCGTGTAAAAAATAATCTCCAGATCATGTCCAGCCTGCTCAATCTGCAGGCGGCACGAACCACGAATCAAGAAGTTTTGGCTGCTCTGCGCGACGCCGGCAGCCGAATTCGCTCAATGGCTTTGCTGCATGAGACCTTGTATCGCACTGGAAACATGGCTCAAGTCAACTTTGCTGAATATGTGGAAATTATTTGCGGTGTGCTCGTACGGACTTTTGGATCTTCAATTTCTCACATTTCCATCGAGCGCAAAATTCCGCGCATTACCTTGAACATTGACGACGCCGTATCGTGCGGCTTGATCATCAATGAGTTGGTATCGAACGCAATCAAGCATGCTTTCCCCAATAGAAAACACGGAAAAATTTTGGTCGAATTTAAGAAAATTAGAGGCACGGCCGAACTGATCGTAGCCGACGACGGCATCGGATTGCCCCCTTCCTTTGCTCTGAACGATCAGGAGTCTCTTGGACTGCGCCTGGTGCAGATGATGGCTGAAAAATTGGACGGCAAGCTCGAATTTTTGACACAAGGAGGGACGACCGTAAGGATCGTCTTTAAAGCGGATCTATTTGCTGCCTGA